GTTGGACATCATCCTGAGAGGTCCAGCCATGGCACTTGAGCCAAGGGTACTAGGTCAGCAAAGACACTGAGGCCACTGCCACCTCATCCTTGCTGCCTTGCTGTCGTCAGCCACGTCCCATTAAACAAAGTGCCTGAGCCTCACCTCTATGGACCCACTAGGCTCCCCTAACCCAATTCCAACCACCCTTGccattcctttcctccctcttaaTTCCTCCCCTAGCCCCATCCCCAGATGGGGTTGATTTGTGActggtggggaggggacagggaacAGAGGGACAATGGGAGTTAATGTGCCTTCCCGGGGTCTTCTCTCTTCCCAGGCCACCCTCCAGGGCCCACTAAAAAAGCGCTGAAGCAGCGATTCCTCAAGCTGCTGCCTTGCTGCGGGCCCCAAGCCCTGCCCTCAGTCAGTGAAAGCAAGTGCCTCTCATGTGCTTCCGGGGGCGGGGTCCaatgtgtgcgtgcgtgtgtgtgcgtgcgtgtgtgtgcgtgtgtgcgcgcgcgcgtgccCCAGGCCTaccgtgtgtgtgcacgtgtgcccCAGGCCTGCGTGTGTGCGCGTGCTCCAGGCCTGCATATGTGTGTGGGGGGCCCAGATCTGcgtgtgtgggggtggggcatGCCACAGGCCTGTGTTTGTGTGCGCGCGTGCTCCAGTcctgcgtgtgtgtgcgcgcgcgtgagCGTGCTccaggcctgtgtgtgtgtgggggtgtgccCCAGCCCTGCGTGTGTGGGGAGGGCATGCCCCAGGCCCGCGTGTGTGGGGGGGAGGCGTGCCCCAGGCCTGCGTGTGGAGGAGGGGGGTGCCCCAGGCctgcgtgtgcgtgtgtgggggGGCAGACCAgcgtggtgggggcggggggtgggtgCTGGCTGGGCTGTATCATAAGGGGGCGTGGCTGCCGTGTTCACATGCGACTGACGCTATCGTGTGTGGGCGTGGTCAGTTGGGGGCGGGGCCCGAGCGTGCGTGGGTGTCACTGCTCCCGCAAAACTGTGGGACCTGAGAGTGTGGGTGTAACCAGTGTGACCGGGCTGAGGCCTGAGCCTGTGTAGCTGTGGTGAGACCAGGCGACCCTGAGGGTCCGTATGTGGCTTAGCTGGGTTAGTGTCTTCAACTCCATGCGGCCGCCCCCTTCCCCACTGTATTTTGGACCTCTGATGTGTGTTGCCTATGCCCCGACAGGATGGTGACAGGTGTAGAGGATGGCGCCTGCCCTCCTTCAGACGCCAGGGTATTTGGGTTTTCTGTCCCAGCCTGGTCCCCTGCTGAGTGATCTCGAGTTGAGTGACCTCGCTTTGTCTCTAGGTCTCCATTTCCTCAGTTGGGCCTTGCCTACCTCATAGGATCATTCATACTGCATTTTGCAAACCATAAAGGCCCACCTTGTAGTTATTTGAGCGTGCTGTTGTGTTGGACATAGATGGGTCCCACACGGGGGTGGATTCGGAAAAGGACAGGCATGAATCCTGCAAGCTTGAGTGCCTGGGGTCCGTTTCGTGTGTGTCTGTGCTGGTTGGGTGTGCCTTTGCGCGGGCTGGGGTGTGAGGTTTGCTCTGAGTGTGAGGGGCCAGGTGTGTGTCTGCAGTTGGCCGGGTCTTCCGCTTTCTCGGTGACAGTTCGCTCCCTTCAGCATTAGCCGCCCCAGCCTCCCTCCGCCCCCACAGACCCCGCCTGCTGGACCCAGGTGACTTACGCTCctggtgggggcggggcggggcggggcggggcagggcggCTTTGCCATCTTGGGGTGGGGGGCTCTTGCCTGGGGGCTGGATGTTGGGGCCGGGGCGGGACTGAGATGGGGTCGGAGGTGGGGTCTGGATGTAGGTTGGCTGAGCTGGGCGGGGCATGGCTCAAGCATGGCTGGGATAGATGGGGCGGGGCTGGGCTGGGCGAGGGGAGGGGGGTTGGGCGGGGCAAGGCCGGGGCTGGGCGGATCTGAGTTGGTCTTCGAAGGCCCGGAGCTCCCACCCTCAGACGCCCCCTCTTGAACGCGTTTTTCCCACTCCTCCTTTTCTGAAACGAAGATGCGGTTGGGGGCCTTCCCCTCCAAACAGGGATCCAGGGCCCAGGGGCGAGCACTGAGTCGGATCCCCGGCTCTGGGGCCAGGCCAGGCCTTGGCCCGCTGATAGACCTCGAAGATAGCCAGCATCTTTTCTCCTTGCCTCAGTGTCCTTGGCTCCGGGCCTAGGGAACTGGCAGCCTGGTCTCCAGCATCGGATGGGaccgggggcggggagggggtgaATGGGTCAGTGATTTGAAGATGGGTCGCGGAGGCCGGGCCTGAGGCGCAGCTGTCCTCACCGCTCCGCAGACAGCGTGGAGGATGAGTTTGAATTGTCCACCGTGTGTCACCGGCCTGAGGGTCTGGAGCAGCTGCAGGAGCAAACCAAATTCACGCGCAAGGAGTTGCAGGTCCTGTACCGGGGCTTCAAGAACGTGAGTGCAAGGCGAGGCCAAACTCAGGGTGGGACAGGAGGACCCAAGCCAGTCCACAGCTTCCCAGAAAGCATGGCTTGGATGCTTGAGGTGCTGAGTGGAAGGGAGGCGAGGCCCTGAGACTGAACTTCTAGCTGGAGGTTCTGGGGCGGGGCCAGAACGGAAGCGGCGCCTGTAGACTGTCAGTTTCGTTCCATGTTTTTTATTTGTGCACTGGGAAAGAAGTCTTGCCTCCCATCACATGAGCCACGTGGTGAGTCCTCTGGAGGCTTGAAGATTATCCCCCTCCCTGGGAGTCTTGGGCCatggagggtgggggtggtgaaTGGAAGGGGATTTTGTCTCTGCCCTCAGCCTGGTGCCCTCTCTCCTTCCAGGAATGTCCCAGCGGAATTGTCAATGAGGAGAACTTCAAGCAAATTTACTCCCAGTTCTTTCCTCAAGGAGGTGAGGGGACAAGGTGCAAAGGGAAGGGAAGCAGCTGTCCTTCTCTaggctgagggagggaggaattcTGGAGGGGCTGGGAATGCCAAGGTGATGGGGGGTATGGGGAGCTCCGTAGAGGTAGGAAGTCCTCTCCTGTGTGGAAGCCAACTTCTCCACACTCACCCTGCAGACTCCAGCACCTATGCCACTTTTCTCTTCAATGCCTTTGACACCAACCATGATGGCTCGGTCAGTTTTGAGGTGAGCTGGGTGAGGTGGGCCAGGGAAGCCTGTTTCCTGGACTTCAGGGCCAGGATCTCCAGGCCAAACCCAGGGAAGGGGTTGGGTGAAGAGTACCTGAAGACACagctccctcctgcctccttcccagGACTTTGTGGCTGGTTTGTCCGTGATTCTTCGGGGAACTGTAGATGACAGGCTTAATTGGGCCTTCAACTTGTATGACCTCAACAAGGACGGCTGCATCACCAAGGAGGTGCAGGGCAACTGAAGGGCTGGGGGGCTgtggtggtgatgggggtggTGTGCAGAGGGTGATAGGAGGGAAATATGACCCATATATGCCCACAAGCAAGGGATCAAGGGAGGCTGGAGGCTCTGAGGAAGCATCCTCTTCTCTCTTGGCCTAACAGGAAATGCTTGACATCATGAAGTCCATCTATGACATGATGGGCAAGTACACGTACCCTGCACTCCGGGAGGAGGCCCCAAGGGAACATGTGGAGAACTTCTTCCAGGTACTTGGGACTGGGTAGGCTGGAGGGCCCTGGAGTGAAGAGAAGGAGGCCAAGAACCAGCAGGGAACTCACCTGACTTCTGTCTGCCTCTCTTGCCATCCCTCCTGTTCTCCCTGCCTGACCACCTTCTTGCAGAAGATGGACAGAAACAAGGATGGTGTGGTGACCATTGAGGAATTCATTGAGTCTTGTCAAAAGGTACAGCTCACAGCTCCATGCCCTCTACATTACCCTGACCTGGACTCAGGCCTGATTTAGTAATGTAGGGAAAAACTTCTTTGGGCAGAATAccacctccccacctcacccccacaTTTCAATCCTATTCCTTTGTGGGAGGCTTACCCCTTCCCTACCTCAGGTCTCTCTGGGCATCTCCTTCCTCTGTGCCTTTGAATGTCCCCATCTGTGACTCAGTgtccctctccctgtctctgataagctccttctctttctgtctcttcaatCTGCCTCGCTCACACCATGGCCACAGGATGAGAACATCATGAGGTCCATGCAGCTCTTTGACAATGTCATCTAGCCCCCAGGAGAGGGGGTCAGTGTTTCCTGGAGGGACCATGCTCTAACCCTAGTCCAGGTGGACCTTACCCTTCTCTTCCCAGGTCTATCCTTGTCCTAGGCCTCCCTGGGGGCTGGAGGGATCCAAGAGCTTGGGGATTCAGTAGTCCAGATCTCTGGAGCTGAAGGGGCCAGAGAGTGGGCAGAGTGCATCTTGGGAAGTGTTCCCAACTCCCACCAGCTCTCACCCGCTTCCTGCCTGACACCCAGTGTTGAGAGTGCCCCTCCTGTAGGAATTGAGTGGTTCCCTACCTCCTACCCCCATTCTAGAAACACACTAGACAGATGTCTCCTGCTATGGTGCTTCCCCCATCCCTGACTTCATAAACATTTCCCCTAAAACTCCCTTCTCAGAGAGAATGCTCCATTCTTGGCACTGGCTGGCTTCTCAGACCAGCCTTTGAGAGCCCTGTGGGAGGGGGACAAGAATGTATAGGGAGAAATCTTGGGCCTGAGTCAATGGATAGGTCCTAGGAAGTGGCTGGGGTTGAGAATAGAAAGGCCTGGACACGATGTGATTGCTCAGGCATACCAGGTTATAGCTCCAAGTTCCACAGGTCTGCTACCACAGGCCATCAAAATATAAGTTTCCAGGCTTTGCAGAAGACCTTGTCTCCTTGGAAATGCCCCAGAAATTTTCCACACCCTCCTCGGTATCCATGGAGAGCCTGGGGCTAGATATCTGGCATATCCCTGGCattgcttcctttccttccttcctgcatgTGTTGGTGGTGGTTGTGGCAGGGGAATGTGGATGGGAGATGTCCTGGCTGATGCCTGCCAAAGTTTCATCCCACCCTCCCTGCTCATCGTCCCTGTTTTGAGGGCTATGACTTGAGTTTTTGTTTCCCATGTTCTCTATAGACTTGGGACCTTCCTGAACTTGGGGCCTATCACTCCCCACAGTGGATGCCttagaagggagagggaaggagggaggcaggcatAGCATCTGAACCCAGTGTGGGGGCATTCACTAGGATCTTCAATCAACCCGGGCTCTCCCCAGCCCCCCAGATAACCTCCTCAGTTCCCTAGAGTCTCCTCTTGCTCTACTCAATCTACTCAGAGATGCCCCTTAGCACACTCAGAGGGCAGGGACCATAGGACCCAGGTTCCAACCCCATTGTCAGCACCCCAGCCATGCTGCCATCCCTTAGCACACCTGCTCGTCCCATTCAGCTTACCCTCCCAGTCAGCCAGAATCTGAGGGGAGGGCCCCCAGAGAGCCCCCTTCCCCATCAGAAGACTGTTGACTGCTTTGCATTTTGGGCTCttctatatattttgtaaaataagaaatataccaGATCTAATAAAACACAATGGCTATGCACAGGCTGCTGTCTCTGCCTTTTGTCCCTCCCACCTACAAATACTACACAACCCCTAACTCATGCACCTGCAGCCTTTTAGATCCCCAAGAAAGTGGCTTTCTTTTCCATAGTTGGCCATACCTTGGCATGAGACTGAGACACAGGCTCTGGAATGGTTGGAAACCCACCCAACCTCAGGCCCCCACATGAATCTCCCTCCCACACAGCCTGAGAggagacaaggaaggaaggacaggacaCTGATGTCCCAAAGACTGTGCCAAGCAAGCTGTTTTTTTAGCTGACATTCTTACAAGTTGAATCACAGATTTCTAATTTATAGACTTTTTAGTTAATCTCAAAGTGCTTTCTTTTGAGGGGGCTccctttagtttttttcttcttctcttttttttttttttttttttgagacggagtctctctctttcgcccaggctggagtgcagtggcgtgaccttggctttactgcagcctccgcttcctgggttcaagcaattctcctgcgtcagcttcCTGAACAGCTAGGTTCAGGCGTGCgctgccatgcccggcttatttttgtatttttagtagagacagagtttttgccatgatggccaggctggtctcgaactcctgacctcatatgatctgcccgcctgtgcatcccaaagtgctggttccaggcgtgagcctccgtgcaCAGCCCCTCCCTTTAGTTTCTAATGAAAGTTCCTTTGTGTCAACATTCCAACCTTGCCTCCAgtatagataaatattttttgtgtcCATACCCCAGCCAGGAATGATGGGGGAATGAGATGGAGTGGACCCAGCGCAGGTCACCATAAGGCAGATGGCACAAAGGATGACACGGACTTTGTGTGTTCCCACTCTTTCTTTATTCTGTGTTCTGCTCCTGCAGAGGGACCCACCAATGGTAGgttcctctcctcctttctctgggTCACCATTATGTGGTGACTAAGTTTCACCATCCATAGGGGAGTATCAGGCCTTCTCCTCCCTCATGACAAAGTCAGGGGGAGGGATATGTTGTCCAAGAAGCAAAAACTCACTTTTAGTGTCCATTGTTTTATCATCTGTGTTCCCTGCTTATATCATCAAAGAACCATCTGCTCCTTAGGTCCTTGGGTTTCTTTGAGTCGTCAGCATAAAGATCTGATAAAAGCTACGGGCCCAttatccagaagaaaaaaaaacgcAAGAATTCCCATGCATTTTTGTATCCCTTTAGCTCATCTAAGGGTCCTAAGTTAAGAACCTGTGATCTAGagcgagtgcagtggctcatgcctgtaatcccagcactttggaaggctgaggtggatagatcacttgaggtcaggagttcaagaccaatctggccaacatagtgaaacccggtctctactaaaaatacaaaattagctgggcatggtggcgcatgcttgtaatcccagctgcttgggaagctgaggccagagaatcacctgaagtggaaagcagaggttgcagtgagccgagatggtaccactgcactccagcctgggcaacagagtgagactctgtctcaaaaaaaaaaaaaaaaaaaaaaaaaaacatgtgatCTAGTCTAActctccattttatagaagaagcaggctcagagaaggaagacttgctcaaggtcactcagTGAGTTTGTAGCAGGACTCAGACTAGACTCAAATCCCTCAAGTCTGTCAGCCGTGGCCTTTGGGCACAGTAAAGAGTTGtatgtgggctgggtgcggtggctcacacctgcaatcccagcactttgggaggctgaggcgggtggatcgcaaggtcaggagatccagaccatcctggctaacacggtgaaaccctgtctctactaaaaatacaaaaaattagccgggtgtggtggcgggcgcctgtagttccagctacttgggaggctgaggcaagagaatggcgtgaacccgggaggcagagctggcagtgagctaagattgatcgtgccactgcactccagcctgggcaacagagggagactccgtcccaaaaaaaaaaaaaaaaaaagagttgtatGTGAAGGGTTGGATGCTGTGCATGTTATGCATAATCCAAGCAAAGGATTGTGCAGGCTGTGACAGGCTCTCGTGATGCCCTCTGCTTTTCCTTTATGGCACTTCTCAGTTTGTAACCATATACTTACTTGGGTAATTATTTACTTGTCTTCTCCTATACACTGTAAGTTCCTGAGGGCTCCCTGAGTGCCTGGACTAGGGTTTTTTTCTTCACCATC
The window above is part of the Rhinopithecus roxellana isolate Shanxi Qingling chromosome 11, ASM756505v1, whole genome shotgun sequence genome. Proteins encoded here:
- the KCNIP2 gene encoding Kv channel-interacting protein 2 isoform X1, which produces MRGQGRKESLSDSRDLDGSYDQLTGHPPGPTKKALKQRFLKLLPCCGPQALPSVSETLAAPASLRPHRPRLLDPDSVEDEFELSTVCHRPEGLEQLQEQTKFTRKELQVLYRGFKNECPSGIVNEENFKQIYSQFFPQGDSSTYATFLFNAFDTNHDGSVSFEDFVAGLSVILRGTVDDRLNWAFNLYDLNKDGCITKEEMLDIMKSIYDMMGKYTYPALREEAPREHVENFFQKMDRNKDGVVTIEEFIESCQKDENIMRSMQLFDNVI
- the KCNIP2 gene encoding Kv channel-interacting protein 2 isoform X3 — encoded protein: MNLEGLEMVAVLVVLALFVKVLEQFGLFEPVSLEDSVEDEFELSTVCHRPEGLEQLQEQTKFTRKELQVLYRGFKNECPSGIVNEENFKQIYSQFFPQGDSSTYATFLFNAFDTNHDGSVSFEDFVAGLSVILRGTVDDRLNWAFNLYDLNKDGCITKEEMLDIMKSIYDMMGKYTYPALREEAPREHVENFFQKMDRNKDGVVTIEEFIESCQKDENIMRSMQLFDNVI
- the KCNIP2 gene encoding Kv channel-interacting protein 2 isoform X2 — protein: MRGQGRKESLSDSRDLDGSYDQLTGHPPGPTKKALKQRFLKLLPCCGPQALPSVSENSVEDEFELSTVCHRPEGLEQLQEQTKFTRKELQVLYRGFKNECPSGIVNEENFKQIYSQFFPQGDSSTYATFLFNAFDTNHDGSVSFEDFVAGLSVILRGTVDDRLNWAFNLYDLNKDGCITKEEMLDIMKSIYDMMGKYTYPALREEAPREHVENFFQKMDRNKDGVVTIEEFIESCQKDENIMRSMQLFDNVI
- the KCNIP2 gene encoding Kv channel-interacting protein 2 isoform X4, with product MNRCPRRCRSPLGQAARSLYQLVTGSLSPDSVEDEFELSTVCHRPEGLEQLQEQTKFTRKELQVLYRGFKNECPSGIVNEENFKQIYSQFFPQGDSSTYATFLFNAFDTNHDGSVSFEDFVAGLSVILRGTVDDRLNWAFNLYDLNKDGCITKEEMLDIMKSIYDMMGKYTYPALREEAPREHVENFFQKMDRNKDGVVTIEEFIESCQKDENIMRSMQLFDNVI
- the KCNIP2 gene encoding Kv channel-interacting protein 2 isoform X5; its protein translation is MRGQGRKESLSDSRDLDGSYDQLTDSVEDEFELSTVCHRPEGLEQLQEQTKFTRKELQVLYRGFKNECPSGIVNEENFKQIYSQFFPQGDSSTYATFLFNAFDTNHDGSVSFEDFVAGLSVILRGTVDDRLNWAFNLYDLNKDGCITKEEMLDIMKSIYDMMGKYTYPALREEAPREHVENFFQKMDRNKDGVVTIEEFIESCQKDENIMRSMQLFDNVI